The stretch of DNA CCATCTCCTCGTCCCGGCCCGACTGCTCGCGGCGGCCGAGTGGGGCTACGACCGCGCCCTCGCCGTCGAGTTCGCCCCGCGCCCGGCCGCCCCCCGACGCGTCAGACTGATCGGCCTCGTGATGCTCGTCGGCGCGGCGCTCTGCTACCGCCTCCTCGGCCGGTCACGCTGACGCGTCGCCCCGCGACGTCTCGGCCGGCACCGGCGACCCGGGGGGCTTTTGTCTCCGGAACACCCACGTCGACCATGGCACTTTCCCAGGGCGAGGACGCGGGGCCGAACCGGCGACGGGCGCTCCTGGCCGTCACGCCATTCCTGTTGCTCGGCCTCGCCGACGTTCTCCTGCTTCTGTTCTGGGGCATCGAACCGCTCTGGGCCTTCGCCATCCTCCCGCCCATCCTCTTTTGTACGGTGCTCGCGTGGCTCGCGTTCAGCACCGACTTCCTCGACGAGCGAACTTAGCGCCCCGTGTCGTACTTGTAAGTCGCGCTGTCGGGGTCGATTCCGAAGTCCTCGGCCGCCTCCGCCGGCGAGTCCTCGCTCGGATCACGGGGGGCCGCGTTCTTGAACGCCTCGCGCAACCGGCCGGGCATGGTGAAGTCGTCGACGCCGATGCTCGTCGCGACGGCGTCGGGCTGGATCGTCTCCCGCTTGATCGACAGTCGCTCGCGCATTTTTTCGGGTAACGCGCTCGATTCGACGGGGTCGAAGCCGAACTGCGTCAGATACCCCGCCTCGTCGGTCAACGAATACACCCGCTCGAACCCCTCCGCCGTCGCCGTCTCGACCAGTCGCTCCACGACGTGTGCACCGACGCCTTGCCCGCGCCACGCGGGCAGGACGCCCAGCCCCGTGAGTTCACAGAACTCGCCGTCGTCGGTCTTGTGGATGCGAACGCGGCCGAACCCCGCCCGCTCGTCCGTCTCCTCGTCGACCGCGATGACGTAGTCCCGGGACCGGAAGCCGGCGTCGTCCAGGGCCATCTCCTCGATGTGGTCGAGCAACCAAACCTCGTCTCGGTTCTTGGCATCCCGGACGTACATGCTCCGAGGTAGTCGACGCGGGACAAAAAGGATTTGCCGGACGGACGGGCCGATTCTCACCGACTGGTAAGCATCGCGTATTACTTGTCAACGGAATGAATTTATTTCCCGTATGCCTGTCGAACATCTCGCAGTCGACGTAGAGACCGCCCGGAAAGACACGCCGCTCGCGGAACTCGCCCAGCGAATGCTGGACGAGGAACTCGGCGACCTCGTCATCGCCGAGGACGACCGGCCGGTCGGTATCGTCACCGACCGGGACGTCGCGCTCGCGGTGGCGCGATACGACGACCTCTCGGCGCTCACCGCGGCGGACGTGATGGCACGCGATCCGGTGACGATTCACCGGGACGCTACCGCCATCGACCTCCCTGCCACGATGGCCGAGGGTCGCGTGCGCCGCATCCCAGTCGTCGACGACGACGGCCGCCTCGTGGGCATCGCGACGCTCGACGACGTGGTTGCGACCGTCGGCGAGATGTTGAAAGACGTCGCGACGGTCATCGAAGGGCAATCCCGGGAGTACGAACCGAAGGAGTGACTGCACCGACGTCTGCCGAGCCCGGTCACTCCGGCGGCGACGCCGTCCGCGTCGGGGTGATCGGCACGGCCACGGGGATGCGTCGCGGCTTCGGCTCGCGTCTTCTCCGCTTCGGCTTCGATTTTACCCACGCTGGCTGACCGGAAGGGCGGACACATCGGGTCGCCTGCTGGAACGCCCCGTCCGCGGGGAGCCCTGCGGCGAACGACCGCCGCCGTGCCCTCCGGGGGATCGGGGGAGTACTCCGCCGGAAACACTCGTGTGTGACCGTTCGGAACGACTGACGTGACGTTTCGAACGGGTCGACCACGGCGGCGGCGGGCGCTGGCACGACGGGCAGCGGTCCGATCCTGG from Haloplanus salinus encodes:
- a CDS encoding GNAT family N-acetyltransferase, with the translated sequence MYVRDAKNRDEVWLLDHIEEMALDDAGFRSRDYVIAVDEETDERAGFGRVRIHKTDDGEFCELTGLGVLPAWRGQGVGAHVVERLVETATAEGFERVYSLTDEAGYLTQFGFDPVESSALPEKMRERLSIKRETIQPDAVATSIGVDDFTMPGRLREAFKNAAPRDPSEDSPAEAAEDFGIDPDSATYKYDTGR
- a CDS encoding CBS domain-containing protein, coding for MPVEHLAVDVETARKDTPLAELAQRMLDEELGDLVIAEDDRPVGIVTDRDVALAVARYDDLSALTAADVMARDPVTIHRDATAIDLPATMAEGRVRRIPVVDDDGRLVGIATLDDVVATVGEMLKDVATVIEGQSREYEPKE